The genomic window CTCGAAGGCCACGGCAAGCTCGTCCCGTTCATGTGGCTGTTTGCCATCCTGGCCGTAGTGGCGCTGGTGCTCCTCATCAATCCGAAGACGCGCAAGGATGAATACACCCTGAAGATCGCCTGCGCCGCGGTCTTCTTCTCCATGTGGCTCGAGAAAGGTCTGGGTCTCGTGGTCGCCGGTTTCATTCCCAACCCGTTCGACCAGGTCCGGGAGTACGTGCCGACCGTTCCCGAGTTGATGATTGCGCTGGGAGTGTGGGCGACCGGCTTTTTCATCCTGACCATACTTTACAAGATCGCGGTCACCGTGAAGGAGGAAGTCGCATCCTGACCGGCGGCCCCTGATTGTTTCAATCCGGGTATCGTTCAAGGGCTCATGCGTTCGCATGAGCCCTTTTTCTTCCCGGACCCGGATTCAAAGTCCGGCCTGATACAATTTTACCTGGAAAATAAGTTCCCGGGTGAAACTGTTTGCATGCCTTGTGGTGACGCAGGCGCCACGGGGAATTGAGTTCAAGATGGGTGCGTCGGGCGGGCGGGCATAAAGCCCGCCTCTACGTATGATCGGCGTAACAGTCCGTAATGGCAAGGTTTATCCCTACCCGCGCCCCCCCCGCCAAGCGGTTGTTGTGTTACCTTGAACGCACCTCGGCATAAAATCCCCGCTGCCTTCCCCACGGCGACCGGCCACTCTTTTCCTTCCTGTCGGCGCCAGGACTTCGAAAGCCCCGCATCCCCCTGCCTGCGGCATATTCGCGAAAAGTGAAAAGTGTAGGTTTGACCCCGGGCCTCGCACAGATGCTCGATTGTTTTTGCCCGAGGAATCTGGTATGAGTTTTTTTGTGGAAGTCCGCGCAATACCACTCTCTTGCGGGGAAGAGAGCACGCGCCGGCTCGCTGTCGAGGTCACACGGTGCCTTTTCGCGGAAATGACGCGGCGCCGGGCATGGCGACTCGGGCGAGGTCTTGCGGGGGTGAAGCGGGCTCGAAGGGGCGTGCCCGGCAATCATCCGGGCAGCGCGATACAGGGGAGATTCACCTTGAGAACCAACTGCTTCGTTTTGCTCGCATGCATCGCCTTCATGATGTCCGGCTGCGCTTCCCTTATGCCCGGAGAATCTTCCAAGGACGCTAACAAGTCCCTGGCACCCACCGCCGGCGGTTACATCGAGCGGCAGGAAGCCGAGCTGGTGCAGCGAATGACGCGTGCCGACGGTACGAGCATCCAAAGGGAGCAGGACAAGCTGTGCATCACCTTCAATTGCGGCGTCCTTTTCCCTGACGATTCAACGGAACTGAAACCGGATGCGCCCGCTCGAATCGCTCCCGTGGCCGAGGTTCTCGCGAAATATCCCGCAACATCCATCAAGGTGGACGGATTCACGGACCGCACCGGTTCCGAAAAATACGACCACGAGATCACCGAATCCCGGGCCACGGCGGTGAGGGACGTTCTTGTCGGCAAAGGCATCGATCCCGCCCGGATCAGGGCGCGCGGTTTCGGGGATTCCAAGCCGCTCACCACCAATGCTACCGATGAAGGCCGACGAACCAACCGGCGGGTCACCATCACCATAGCGCCGCTCTAGCGCCTGAACCCGGGGCGGTCTGCGGGTCGGCCGCCGCCGTCGACGGGTCCGGAGGACCTCACGCCGGCGCTGGGGAGTGCTTCGTCTGCGACCCGGACCGAGACCAGGCATACAGTGCGATCGCTGCGGCAGTGGCCGCGTTCAGCGATTCGACGTCCTTGCAGATTGGAATGGCAAAGGACTTCCGCCTCCAGTTATCAGGGAGTCCGGGCCCTTCCAGACCGGGAAGCAAACCGAAGGCGGCCGGAAAAACATGCCGGGTGATGTCCCGCCCTTCCGCCGAGAGCGGCAGGATGGGGAGGTTTTCCGGGAGGTTCTCCAACGGCGGGCCGTTTCGAAGCTTCATCCGAAGGACGGCACCTCCCGAAGCCCTCAATGCCTTGGGATGAAATGGGTGTGCGCTCTCGCGGAGCAGGATCACCTGAACGGCGCCGAATGCCGCCGCCGATCGAATGACCGCTCCGACGTTTTCCGGGTCCTGAAACGGTACCAGAACACTGCATCCCGCCGGGAACCCCTCCACGGGGTCCCATGTTTCGATTTCCCCGACCTTGATCAGCAGCAGCGGGGTTCGCGTCCCAAAGACATCGAGGGTCTCGAACAGGGCGGGAGCCATTTGATACCAGCTCATGTGCCCCGGTGCACCTTCCGGGGGAGGCATCTCCTGGCCTGGAGCGATCCATGCCAGGCAATCATCGGGGAAATCCCTCAGGGTCTCGTGAACCTGTTTCGATCCCGACACCAATGCCCGCTGCTGCTTGCGGATCCCGCGTGAAGTCAAAAGCTTCCGAATGTCCCGATAGAGATCGTTGTTTTCACTTTCGATTTTCCTGAAACCGTGTCGCTTCATCGCCGTCTCTTTTCGAATCCGCGTTGGCGGGCCGAGGCGCTGAAAAACCACCAGCCGCCTCTCATTGCGAGTGTGCGGAATGGTGTAATGGATGTCCCGCCACAGCCGGTACTCGCCCCGAAACCGCTTCAGTGCTTCGCCGATCTCGGCATCGCATTGCGGTCCTTTCATGAAGATCGCCAGCCCGTCCCTGTCCAGGCACCCCGCGATCCGCTCGAGGGTCGCCCCGACGCTTTCCACGGCCCGAGTGATCACGCCTTTGACCGGAACCTCAAAACTTGACCCGACGCTCTTCCCGACAACCTCCACTTTCTCCAGCTTCAGCCGTTCCACCGCCATCTTCAGGAACGCCGCTCTCTTTTGCCTGCTCTCCGCCAACACGATCTCCAGCTCGGGCATCGCGATCTTGATGGGAATTCCGGGCATCCCCGGGCCGGTCCCGAGATCCATCAGCGGGGACGGCAATTCGACCAGATTCATCGGCAGTAACGAATCGACGTACAATTTCAACACCATGTTGGCGAAATTGTGGATGCGGGTGAGATTCAGTTCGGGATTGAATTCCCTGAGCAGTTGATGATATGTCCACAATTGCCCGATCCGGGCCGGAGCAAGTCGGATCCCGCAGCGCCTGAGTATCGCCGACATCTCGTCGGGACCGGGGGCGGCGTCGCTTCCCGGATAGCGGATGGTTCCATTTCGCATCAACCGGCTCCTGATCGCATTGAGGACACATCATGCCGACGCCGGTCCAAGGCACCGGCGAAGCGTATCGCCTTCGCGGAACGGAGCGCCGGCCGTCGATGTCGTGTCGCGGGAGACTATGAAGACAGAATGCTTTTACCACCCTCTGTGGCCGATCATCTACGAAGACAATCACCTGCTCGGTCTTTATAAACCAGCGGGCCTGCTCGTTCAAGGAGATCGGACCGGGGAGGCGTCGCTCCTCGATCTCGGCAAGAAATGGCTCAAGGAGTGCTGTGGGAAGCCCGGCAAAGTATTTCTCGCCATGGTGCACCGGCTGGACAGACCTGTTGCCGGCGTCGTCCTCTTTTGCCGCACATCCAAAGCAGCGGCCAGAATCAGCGCGCAATTCCGTTCGGGCCGGATTCGGAAGCACTATCTTGCCGTCGCGGAAGGGGACGTCACACCCTCCGCCGGCCGCCTGGTGAACCAGCTTGAAAGGCACGACGAACGGTCCAGCGTCATCGTTGCGGAAGCGACTCCGCGAAGTCGGGAAGCCCGGCTGTCCTACCGGGTGCTGGATGTGGCCGGCTCCCGGAGCCTCTTGGAAATCGAACTGGAAACCGGAAGGCACCATCAGATCCGCCTCCAGCTCGCCCACCTGGGCTTCCCCATCCTCGGAGATCTGCGGTACGGTGCGTCCGCTCCCCTGCCCGGCCGGCAGGTGGCACTCTTCGCGACGCAACTCGAACTGGAACACCCCACTCGAAAAGAGAGCCTGCTGCTGCGCTGCCCTTTGCCCCAATCCTGGCCCTGGCCGTCCACCCGCGAGGAGACGGGTGCCCCCCCCTGGAACTGGTCCGAGCTCGAACCATTGCTCGATCCCGGTTCAGGCACCTCGATGTGAGCCCGAAGGGATGCGTGATTCGGTCTCAGCCAGGGGCCTGAAACCGAGGTGCGTTCAAGATGACACAACACCTGCCCATCGGGAGGTGACGCGGGCGGGCATAAAGCCCGCCCCTACGGATCGATGTGCCCGTCAGACAAGGGGAGGGCTTTATGCCCTCTCCCGCCCAATGCTGTCATCCCGAACGGAATTCCCCATGGCGCCGGCGTCACCCGCGAAGCATGAAAACAGACTCACCCGGGAATCTATTTTCCAGGTAAATTGTATGAAACCTCTGCCGCACGCCCCGGAGCTGCCGCCCTTTTTGTGTTTTTATCCGGTGAAACTTAGTTTAGAATCAGCCGAGTCGAATGGGCCCAACGTCGATTTTCCCTGCTGAGGCGCTGCACGTTCGGGTATCGGGACCGTGAAGACATTGGGGACAAGTGAATGGTACAGACAAATGACGAAGACATCAGCATTGCGGTCAAGGCTTTCAACATCGGGAACAAAGTCAGGGAGCTCCGGCAGAAGAATCATCTGACACTTCAGGACCTGGCCGTCAAGACGGGCCTCTCCAAACCGTTCCTCTCACAAATCGAAAACAATAAGGTCGTCCCTCCGGTGGCGACGCTGTTCAGGCTTGCCCGGGCTTTGAAGGTGGCCCTGGGGCATTTTTTCCAGGAAAGCGTTGAAGACGACAGGATCGCCATCACCAGGAAGAAGGAGCGCGTGCGCCTGGACAGGAGACCTCACCAGGAGAAGGGGCTGGTTCATTATATTTATACCGCTCTGGAGACCAAGAAATCGAACAAGAGCATGGAACCGTTTCTCGTGGAATTTCCGACCCAGGAGAAGGAGGAGATGGTCTTCCTGAGCCACGAGGGAGAGGAGTTCCTGTATGTGATGGAAGGACAGGTCGAGTTCAGGACTCTCGACCGGGTGGAAACCTTAGACCCCGGCGACAGCATCTATATCGAATCCGAGCTCAGCCACAGTTTCAGGCGTGTTGGCAATGAAACGGCCCGGGCACTCGCCGTGGTGTGCAAACGGCACGCGTACTGACATCCCCGGGATTTTCGGGCGTTCGCGCCATCCTCCGACTTTGGGCGTTTTGATTCATCCCTGGAAACCGTTGCGGATTTGCCGCAACATGCCGATGCGCAAGACGGCGGCCGGGAGATTCTGCCGGGGACGGCATTGCGTTGTTCCGATATTCTCCCGGAAGAAGCGATCGGCGTTCCGTCTTGCCGTTCTATTGGCATCGCGGTCGGGGACGTGCCCCGGGGTGGGTGCAGGGGTGCACAAGTCGATATGGCGGGCGGTGTCCGGGACATGGGTGAGAGATGTTCGACTGGCAGGAATCCTTGATCTGTTTAGGCAAGCTCGTGCTTGCCGCCCTTCTGGGGGGAGCCGTCGGTTTCGAACGCGAATCCCATGGGCAGTCCGCCGGGCTGCGAACCAACCTGCTGGTTGCCATGGGTTCGTGCCTCATGATGATGCTCTCCTTACACATGGAAGAGCTTTTCATCGATCTCGACATCAATTCGGTCGTGCGTGTCGATCCGGGCAGGATCGCCTCTTACGCCATCGCGGGCATGGGCTTCCTGGGTGCCGGAGCCATCATCAAGGGCAAAGGCACGGTGAGGGGTCTCACAACGGCCGCGGGCTTGTGGCTCAATACGGGAATCGGCCTGGCCGTCGGCGCGGGGTACCTGCTTCCCGCAATTTACACGACGCTCATCAGCCTGCTCATCCTCTATAATCTTCGCTTCCTGAAAATCGTCTTCGCCCACGACGAGTTCACCGTGCTTACCCTGACCTGTTTCAGCTCGGAACAGCCCCTCAAGAAGATACGCCGTATCATCGCCGAGTTTCCCGAGTTCAATTTGATCTTCATCAATTACAGGCACCACATCGCCTCGCAGACGGTCACCTATCGCCTGCGTTTGAGCAGCAAGGGAAATGCTCGCTTCGGAATGATCGTGGGAAAACTGCAACGAGAAGTGCCCGGCCTGAGGGAAATAGCGTGGGAAGAAAGCGATGTGCCTTGAGGGGTGCCGGAAAGTTTATCACCGGCACGGCACCCCGGCTTGCGCCACCCGAGCGGCACCGATCTCCCGCCGCCGCGCTCGAGACAGGGCGGGACTACGGTCCCGGGGGGCATGGACCGGCCGCCTTATTCGTCTCCCATCAGGACGCGGGTTGAAACCTTGTTCGTTGTGAACACCTCACCATCCTGCACGTATTCAAAATATCCCACCAGTTTGTTGGTTCCCGGCTGCAGGTCCTTTGGGTAAATCCTGACGTACAACTCACCCGGCACGTTGGTTCGGATGTTCTCGGGCCCGACGCAAAGCTCGGGCGAAGACTGTTCGGCCGCTTCATTCTGCCACTGGGACCCGGGGGATCCTATCGGCTGATTGCTGCTTACCGGAGCCGCGTGATAGTAGAGTGCCGGCGATACGCCGGACATGGTTTCCGCAACCCAGCGGAAGCAGGCTTTTTTGAACTGGGGAGTGAATTCGGCGTCAAACGACACCCGCACATCGTAAGGAAGACCTTCTCTCACCACATCGGGCATCTGCATGCGGGTCAATCTCACGTCTCCCGTCGTCATGTACTTGCGCAACGTCATGTACTGACAGGAAGACACAAGCACGACAGCCGCAACGCACAAAACAACCGTCCTGGCCAATTTCATGAAAGCCCCCTCTCCCTCTCCCTCGCCAGTGCCAAGAGACCTCCCCCGAAACCGTGCAGCCGTGTGACGCACGGGAAAGCGACCTCATCGCTTCATGCCCGGAAAAGCCTGAGAGCCGCACCCGATCCTCAACCAGGACACCGGCCCGTATCCACCGGATCGCTCCCCGGGCAGAACGCCTGCGATAATGTTTCGATACTATTCCTCGATGCGGAAAATCTCAAGCGATCTTTGCTCGCAACGCACACCAGGGGGCTGGTGGCGCCGGACGAGTCCCGGTCGGGTGCATTCCCCCTTTTTTCGGTGGAAACCGTCGCGGGAGGAGAATGGGTTGAAGTCCACGGTCAAACATGGCAAAAGGATTGGGACGCGGGTCAACCCCGCACGAGAAGGGCAATGAGCCCCCCTGTTCGTTGGCACCTGCTCTAACCGCACGGGGATATTCGCCCCGTTTTTTGTGACGGGAATCCACATCGACGGCTGCCGGTTTTCTTCCACTTCCGGCCGATTGTCGTCGATCGGCCCCTCGATCGGGGTTCCGGGCTCGGCAGATAATATCAGAAGCCGCGCGGCACCTTTGCGGGAAGCGGAAGGAGCGAATACGGGCGGATGTTTCAC from Syntrophobacter fumaroxidans MPOB includes these protein-coding regions:
- a CDS encoding RluA family pseudouridine synthase; this translates as MKTECFYHPLWPIIYEDNHLLGLYKPAGLLVQGDRTGEASLLDLGKKWLKECCGKPGKVFLAMVHRLDRPVAGVVLFCRTSKAAARISAQFRSGRIRKHYLAVAEGDVTPSAGRLVNQLERHDERSSVIVAEATPRSREARLSYRVLDVAGSRSLLEIELETGRHHQIRLQLAHLGFPILGDLRYGASAPLPGRQVALFATQLELEHPTRKESLLLRCPLPQSWPWPSTREETGAPPWNWSELEPLLDPGSGTSM
- a CDS encoding helix-turn-helix domain-containing protein, with translation MVQTNDEDISIAVKAFNIGNKVRELRQKNHLTLQDLAVKTGLSKPFLSQIENNKVVPPVATLFRLARALKVALGHFFQESVEDDRIAITRKKERVRLDRRPHQEKGLVHYIYTALETKKSNKSMEPFLVEFPTQEKEEMVFLSHEGEEFLYVMEGQVEFRTLDRVETLDPGDSIYIESELSHSFRRVGNETARALAVVCKRHAY
- a CDS encoding MgtC/SapB family protein; protein product: MICLGKLVLAALLGGAVGFERESHGQSAGLRTNLLVAMGSCLMMMLSLHMEELFIDLDINSVVRVDPGRIASYAIAGMGFLGAGAIIKGKGTVRGLTTAAGLWLNTGIGLAVGAGYLLPAIYTTLISLLILYNLRFLKIVFAHDEFTVLTLTCFSSEQPLKKIRRIIAEFPEFNLIFINYRHHIASQTVTYRLRLSSKGNARFGMIVGKLQREVPGLREIAWEESDVP
- a CDS encoding OmpA family protein, translated to MRTNCFVLLACIAFMMSGCASLMPGESSKDANKSLAPTAGGYIERQEAELVQRMTRADGTSIQREQDKLCITFNCGVLFPDDSTELKPDAPARIAPVAEVLAKYPATSIKVDGFTDRTGSEKYDHEITESRATAVRDVLVGKGIDPARIRARGFGDSKPLTTNATDEGRRTNRRVTITIAPL
- the rsmG gene encoding 16S rRNA (guanine(527)-N(7))-methyltransferase RsmG, whose translation is MRNGTIRYPGSDAAPGPDEMSAILRRCGIRLAPARIGQLWTYHQLLREFNPELNLTRIHNFANMVLKLYVDSLLPMNLVELPSPLMDLGTGPGMPGIPIKIAMPELEIVLAESRQKRAAFLKMAVERLKLEKVEVVGKSVGSSFEVPVKGVITRAVESVGATLERIAGCLDRDGLAIFMKGPQCDAEIGEALKRFRGEYRLWRDIHYTIPHTRNERRLVVFQRLGPPTRIRKETAMKRHGFRKIESENNDLYRDIRKLLTSRGIRKQQRALVSGSKQVHETLRDFPDDCLAWIAPGQEMPPPEGAPGHMSWYQMAPALFETLDVFGTRTPLLLIKVGEIETWDPVEGFPAGCSVLVPFQDPENVGAVIRSAAAFGAVQVILLRESAHPFHPKALRASGGAVLRMKLRNGPPLENLPENLPILPLSAEGRDITRHVFPAAFGLLPGLEGPGLPDNWRRKSFAIPICKDVESLNAATAAAIALYAWSRSGSQTKHSPAPA